Sequence from the Xiphophorus maculatus strain JP 163 A chromosome 16, X_maculatus-5.0-male, whole genome shotgun sequence genome:
CCAGCCACGAGAGCCCACACAACCGTAGACAGTGCCCAATGGTTGCCAAGAGCATAACCCCCCCTAAACCCCCGGTCGCCCCCACCCCCAACCCCCCGACCCAACccaattatataaaaaatattaacattctGTGGAGAATGTTCAATTTAgttgtatccatccatccatcaatccattttcttttgcttatcTGGGTTTGCTTGCAGATAATGTCCTCTTTACTGTAGACACTGCACCAATCTGCCTATTGATCGCCTGCTCCACTTTTCCCTCAGTTGTGAACAAAATCCCACAATATTCAAACttctctgacaccggtcatacagtgACCTAACGAGACACTGATCCCGATCCTAgctgcttcacactcggctgcgaactgCTCCAGCGAAGGCTGTAGGTCACGCCCTGATGAAGAcaataggaccacatcgtctgcaaaaagcagagacacaatcctaaggccaccaaaacggatacCTCAACTCCACAGAAGGACCAAGAgattctgtccataaaagttAGAAACAGAATATGGGCAACCTTTGCGGAGGCCAACTTTCACCAGAAGcaagcccgacttactgccggcaatgaaGACCAAGCTcagacaccggtcatacagtgATCTAACAGGTCACCGATCCTCATCCTGgctgcttcacactcggctgtgAACTGCTCCAGCGAAGGCTGTAGGTCACGCCCTGATGAAGAcaataggaccacatcgtctgcaactAGCAGAGACAcaatcctaaggccaccaaaacggatacCTCAACTCCACAGAAGGACCTAGGGATTCTGTCCAGAATCCAGGATCTGGGCAACCTTTGCGGAGGCCAACTCTCACCAGAAACAAGCCCGatttactgccggcaatgcagACCAAGCTCTGACACCCACTGGGAGAGCCTAGCAAACCTCCCACAGGGTTCCCAGAGGAACACAGTCGAACGCCTTTTCCAAGTCCGCAAAGCAGATGTAGACTGGCTGAGCGAACTTCCATGCACCCTCTAAGAGCCTGCTgtgggtgtagagctggtccagtatTCCACAACCAGGATGAAGACCTGAATCCAAAGTTTAACTATCcaacggaccctcctctccagaaCCACTGAATAGACCTTACCAGGGAGGCATAAGAGTGTGATCCGACTGTATTTGGAATACACTCTGcagtccccctttttgaacaggggaaCCACCACCCCGgactgccaatccaggggaaatGCCCCTGATGTCCAATGACCAAAATCCCCAGACTTTGAAGACATGCACTAAGGGGATTGATAAGACCGTCAAAGTATTCTGGTCACCTACCCACACTGTCCCAAGCTGAGGTCAGCAGAACAGCATCCCCACTGTAAGCAGTACTGCTGCTGTaccacttcctcctcctgagATGCCAGGTGGTGGCCCAGAATCGCCTTGAAGCCATAGGGAAGTTGTTCTCCATGAAGTCTTCAAACTCCTCCATGCCAGCGTTTTCTGCCCCGGCGACCACATGAGGTGCATGCCTACATATCTATAATTTAGTTGTAGTTATAATAAAATGCAGGCACATGTAGTCCAGATATGCAAAATATGTATGAATGAAATGGATGTCTACACCATTGAAATTTTAAACCCCTGTTTTGTACCCTAattctttcttctgcttctaATTTTTACCCATTAACAAATGATTGTTTTCTACTCACAAAGGTTTTTGTGGGTAGAAAAACTTGTCtgtcaattaatttaattaattggcaggcattttgaaaaataacaattttccaaaagaaatgtaataatttgagTCTCAAAACTTACCTCTGTCCATACTTACCCTCTATCCATCCTCTTTCTCCACCTCTTCAATAAGCGATCTCTCCGTGGACTCTGACGTTGTAGAGGCAGGTGTACTTTGTGTGGCCCCAGTTACTGTTTATCTGTAGCTTTATGGAGCTAAAGGCCATTTTTTCATGGCTCTGTAATGATAAAATGATGTATTAGTTTAATATAGTACAGTAGAGCTAAGAGGGAGTTTATTAAAGGCAAAATAGTTTGAGATTTCAAAGCATTGCAAGAGCACCACCAACATTGCTTCaatgttttcccattttgtcataTGTCCACAAATGTTCATGTATTTAATTGGCATTTTATGTAATAGTCCAACACAAAGAAGcatataattgtgaagtggaaggtgATGAGGGTGATCTTCATCAGCAGATGGAAATAGCTATAAATACAGAtcagtcctggaagaaaacctgcagaagacttaaagtgaaactcatccccaaatcaacttttttttgctgacaaacTGTCTAAATATGTTATTTGGCATTTTATCTAAATAGATAGCATGTTCTGTGCAAAAGgacattttttgtgcaaatcttTCAGCTGGGCATTAATTTGCCTAAAATCATCTCATTACTGGTCTCATCATCATCGGTCAATCGGCTCTTAGGGaattaaatttttctgttgGTTGCAGCAGTGGGGCTTGGTACAATTTAGTCATTAAGGTAACCAAAGCACAGCGCCCCTAAAACCAGTGGCACTCAGGAGTTGTTGCCAGCGTTGCCATGGCGATTGGTAAGCATTGACCGATAGCATTATTCAGTTTTACAGATGTGTGATTTGTTTGCAATGTGGACACAGAATGGGATGGGTCTCCTCTGCTCTGAGTGTTGGTGAGGGTTTGGTGTTGAGGATGACTGTATGAGACCAGCTGAGGAAGCCGGAGAAGCTTCTGGCAGCTAATGGCCGCTCTCGTTGCTCGCTCAGGGCAGACAAGCTGTCTGCAGCCGAGCAACACAGAGTTATCGCCATTAAAGTCTccaacaacagagaaaaagactCTCTAGATTTACCAGATTTAGAATACGATGacgtttatatttttaacatgaaaacactgaaaagttcAATGGGTATAAATATGTTGCCAGTGATTAAGCAAAgtagcaataaaaaaagcaactggGATAAACATACCGGTAGCTCAAAGGTCTGAAGAGAATCTCCATCCTCCTCATAGATAAAAGTTCCCAGGTGAGTCCACTCCTGTTCAGGTTCCCTCATtccctgcaaaacaaaattagacaaatattCTTATAAATATGTCTGAAAGTTAGACTGAGTGTTGCTGTTTAATATTCAGATACTTGTGGCTTACATAGACAGAAAACTCCTTGGGAGCACTCCAGCTGTTACCAGTCGGGGACAACATTTTAGGCAGGTGACCCAAGGTGACGTGACTGATAAGGACTCTGTGGGACAGGGCGATGGCTAAATGTCCCTGGGAACCTTCAAAAGCCCAGCACTCTCCTGGATTTAGGCGAGTCCTCCCCTGAAGAGAAAACCAGTTCAAAGTTTCAGTGGGATGTTAAAATGGTAAACAAACAACCTTCTAACTATTACATCACATACAAACACCATTCTGCTTCGTATTCATGTTGCATTATGATTGCAGTTCAGTTCATACCTGGATGACAATGTCTGGGTGGATAAATGGCTCTTCTAGTGCAAACCCAAACCAACCGCATCTTTGTAGTTGGCCAGGATGTGCGGCTAATGGCCTCCACTGTAAAACCTTTGCTCctgttttcaaacacacacagaaagtgaaTTAAAACCATCTAAGCTTAAAACATTCAGTCAGATTTATGATAGCAATGACTTACCTTGTGATTTCAGAGCAAAGTTGGGCAACAAATCTGCCGATGGAAGAAGGTAGTCCATCTTATTCTGCAGGACTATCAGAACATCCTTCACTTCCTGTATTTGTCTTCCTTTATCTTCACATCCTGGGACCGAAACCTAAACACAATTGAAGTTAGATGTTGGGTCATATCACTAAAGAGGACATTCATATATGGGTTTTGATTAACAGAAAGCTTACTGTGTTTATGGTGGGGGGTGAAGAAACCAGAGGGTCCATGGAAAGAGGAGCAATAATGCAGGCAAATCCTGACAAATGAGGAGAAATGAGAAGAAGGTGGCAGGATTAGTGACACTGTTTTCAGACTAAAAACTCTCTACAAAACTTAGAAATATCGGTGCTTGGCTGTTTGTagaagaaaatcatttaccataaaacaagacaagaaaTATGACGCTGACAAAACAACGTTTCAGCGTGAACTTCAATAGGTCCTcattgctgcagctgctgctgctgctgctgctgcagctgatgttTCCTGAAGACGTCTCTTTTGTTGCTGCGTGGTTATACCGACGGTAtgtccacttcctgttcagcCAAGGtagaacaaatacaaatatgtaaacagatTCATAGATCCTAAGATTATTGAGTAAAATATGCAAAGTCGTTttggcaaaagtattcacttcccttgaactttttcacatcttgtttttaatgacCCTTTACTTAACCAGGAAGTCACCATTGAGAATAAGAATCTATTATTCAAGGGAGACTTGGGTTATAATTCAACGttatcacattacaaacacaaactttgtacattttttatcagTCATACTTAGTTCTACATCtcttttgatctgagtttgctattttaatttatgtacaGTATTATTTTCCTATGCTGTAAATTAGCCCTTCCTGCACAgcctcttatttttatttttcccatcatatatttttaagttagtttgaatttgcattcaaactaaggtctaaaaaataaactaaagaccTTATAATGTCAACGTGAAAACTAAcctatataaaaataatagcaacaaacaaaaaatattttacctaaAATAAGTGGCTGCATGAATATTCACGCTTTTTAAAAgtgactgacctaattcaacaaAGGTCCAGccaacattaaagtttttttgtcaaaggccaaaattttgttgcacattatttatttcaaaagtaataaaacagtaaaacattcaaggggataaatactttttacagtCACTGAACACTGAATTCCTCCACTGTGTCTATTCCTAACTGAATCCTAATTAGTGACATCAGAAGGCAGTTGTGATGTATGTATGGAACATACATCACAATCATAATTTAGAGGCATCACAATTGGAaggctgaaaaataaactgctacagaaatttgtcaaaaaaaaaaaaattctttcttATTTGCTAAATTGCTAAATAGTACACatgagtttgtggtttttacatgaaaagaagtaaaaagttcaaaggggaagaaatatttttgccatgtcttgaatttaatatttctgttgattCTGTTTACCTGATGCTGGTCTCATGATAAGAGATGGTTGGTTTTCCATCATCTCCATAGTAACCATTTAGCACCAGTCGAACACTTCTTCTCAAAATGTCTAAACCAAAACAGAGGCATGGAAAGTTGGTCAGTGACTTTAACACAAAGCAGATCAAACATGACAAGATCACATAACTTTTGATCAGTTTCAGCGTCCTAAAACCATTcatgaaatttaaaactatcatttatttgaactttgttCTCATGCAAATCAAAGCATTATTTCTGGAAATTATCACAGTCATTGATCTTCaaatgaaataactttaaacagcttttcaatttttccagatttgattCTTGTCACCATTATcaaacgtgaaaaaaaaaatttttttttcaattttttttttttttcttctatctttGCATACgactgaaaacaaactgttccgtcttaaatttaaatttaactttaaacagcttttaaatctacagttggagaaaatgtttcaagatTTGGACCTTCTGTTTTGGtcatttcaaacaaattgtCAAATATACAAgactaaaaacaatcttttttatatttttgcataaaatagaaaacaaactattcaattttaaattataaaaacttttttctcatttatttcatgtttagaGCCAAACCAGTCACGGTGTTATTTCTGACAATTATCACAGTCAGTGatcttcacattttcacatgaaatcactttgaacaaaaaagctttaaatcaaCTGTTGGGGCcaatttttccagatttcttcCATCTCACCTttatcaaacatgtaaaaaaaactaaaaaacaacagtCCTGATATCTTGAatctttacataaaacaagaagcAAAACTATTCCATCTTAAACTGAACAAACTTTTTTCTAACCAACAATCTTCATTAACAAATCACTAATAATTCTGTCAAACCAATAATAATATCTTTCCAAAATTGTGATCAAGTTATCCTTGATGaatattcaaagaaaatacTTACGTTTcattcttgtatttttacagtatttcaGTTGAAATGTAGTAAAAGTCTCTTGAACTCTTGGACGTGTCTCTTCTCTGAAATCCTCAAGCACAAATGagaaaattcagttaaaaatttcTCCTTTGATGAAAAAATTCCAAGACGCTTGTGATGTATGTTTCATACATTCATACAAGTTCCATAGGTGTGATGTCAGCATCAGCAAACACAATGgaatttctgtgttgatttaacataatgcaactttaaatacataaaatgactaaaatcctGCTTAGTTAAGaagtttattaatttgtatGTACAAACATATGTGACAACtagtaaatattgaaattacaGTAGTACTTTATATTTAGTGCAGTTCAAGCAGAACCCTGAACTTCTACTTATTGAAACTTAGGTCCAAAGATACAGTAGCAGTTCATTTGTACTTCAACAATGGacctctaaataaaaactactgaaCGTGACAAGTCTAACACAATAAAGTcctgttattaaaatgtaattcaaagTGAACAAACATACTGCATATGTAACCCAGGGTAAAACTGCCCTTAATCCCACCTTTGGTGCTCCATTggctagagcaggggtgtcaaactccagtcctcaagggccgctgtcctgcaacgtttagatgtgcctctgcagcaccacctgaatagaataattaggccattagcaaggctctggagaactgatctacacaaggaggaggtaattaagccatttcatttcggtggtttgtacctgtggcacatctaaaaactgcaggacagcggcccttgaggactggagtttgacacctgtgggcTAGAGTGACAGTCAGTCACACAGTGCATTCAGCCAATCACTGCATCTTGAGTGGTTAATCAGGCCTGCTCCAGCTTTCCCAGTCAGGTGTGAGGGGGAGAGCTGGAGACAAAGGAGCCACAGGTTTGTTCTTCCAAACAATTagtttatctttgtttattatgcacttttaaaactcacaatATAAAAAATCATGTAGATCTGAACATCCAGTGATTTTGGAGCCATGAAGTTGTCATGCACTGAACTATTTATGGAATTGGTGAATAGTGAACACAAATGTTGTTTGGTTGGCATGTTGGTGGTGGTAGCCAATGCTAATTGTTTGATCATCAATTGTAGCTTCTTAAATTCAATATGTGTTAAAATAATGAGATGAATGCTGATATCTTTAATTCATCTGAAAGATTAGATTGTGgatataattgcatttatttctgtatataatAACTGAAACAAGTCTAGTTAACTAGCAGGCTGGTAATTTACTGGTCCTGTTTATTTCAATACAGGCCAGGTGACCCTGTTAGGGTTAAAGGATGGTGAGCTTCTGACAACTGGCTGGAGCCAAGAGAACCTGAAATTTACTCCATACTGGTCTGGTAGGAGTCTGATGGTCTGTACTGGTTCCCCCTCCATCTCACTACCTAGACACACAATCCATTATTCATCTCTTTTCTGGTGGAAACAAATTGCGCTTGGACATTTTTTCATCTCAAATAACTGGACAATTAAAACATggacttttaaatgtgtgtcgGTCAGACAATGTGCTGACCAGCGGGGAAAGTTAGGACTCTTTGTGCACATCTATATAGAAGATCTACTGcagtactgtgtatatatatagtatttatttatttatttatttatttatttatttggtttctaTGTATGTTTGTGTCTTGTGGTGttcacttaattattttttccttaaaatacataatattgaAAGCAGTTattcttttgtattgttttattgattactgacaacagctccagtAGATGAATCTAGTCTTCTGGTGTTATATGCCATCTAGTCCCTTAACTACATTAAGTAGTGCTACACATAAGTTCCAGAAAACTGTTGCAGCAAACAGTTGCCACACTAAATGATGTCATCAAACACCAACCAATCAGGCTCACTTCTATCtaattttccggactatagagcgcaccatACTAAAAGCTGGTTGGGAAACAaatacatcatcatcattagGCCTGTCGCcataaacggtaaatcaattaatcgtacgataaattaaaactatcgacgtcattttaattatcggcattatcgtctcttccggcctttttctctttctgttaatgacactgaatgaaaaaaggctctgctccggtgctctccactgaccctcccttcctcattttacttagtgtaaagaccacacgatcttagagcttcagccgattgtcggcccatttttaaaacctgacagaccaaacattagccgacagaaatcctaggtataacggttccatcgggttcgttcctgccgtgtggtgtccaacaatgggcacaaaataatgactaCAAGTCCacttaactaattttaaaaccaggcattaatcaatgcattactacaatctacctgcaatgcatgtcgctagtgtcagcgtaaattcctgactgaatgaaaatcattataaattatttacgtcaggttaacgaagaacagctgaaaagttaccgggtttatcaactgcggtagcaatttcgctccaactgctcctcttgtcatttctatattctttgcatgttgaataaacattaatgttgtttccacatattatCTCCAAtatccgctggacttcgggttgcgccatgtcagctgtttgggattcccctccataaTTTCTCCTCAGAAAACacgaggagaatccgcgctttctgattggctacctgtcacattcaacaggctgcgttaaactcccagtcagggaaaaacctctgatttagatcggagcggcaacgatgatctaccgtaacgcaccacaaaatcttagaaacaccaacgttttaagattgttgtaaggggaaaaatagcagcaaaaatcatgtagtgtgaattattgcatcagtcgatgtgcccatcttctctatttaaatctaattattactgaaaggcaacataatatacagacttaataatctgcactcttttggttgaatgcagtatttatttccactttggctttatgttgtttagttttttttcaagtgcattttttgttaatggagactgagaatccattttatttttgtttttggttgttttgtttattttgtttatcagctccagtgttaaatattcttttgaaaataaagcatatctatttttggcaggaaatcacatgcattattacatcatttccattaaatcagtgtaaaaaggtcttcaaacaatattatcgtttatcgcaataatttttgagacaattaatcgttgagcaacatttgctatcgtgacaggcctaatcatCATCAAATGTTAACTGTTAGGTTTATCATTtaggaaaactggaaaaaaagactaaaatcaaaAAGATTCATGTACTGCATGGCTTtatggcttttctttttgtttcataactcGGCATGGTGACTTAAAGGTTTGTAGCTTCTGTCTTGGTTCTTTGTTGACCACAGTGTAGCGGTCAACAAAGAACCAGACTTAATCACTTTATGATTAATCACTATATGATTAAgtctggttgttttttgttttgttttttttcgggggggggggggggggggggggggggggggggggggggggggggggggggggggggggttcataTTTCTCAGtcgttgcaaaaatatttcagccaaACTCTTATTGTAATAGATTATTTTGCCGGTAATGTCCGTCTCATGTCTTCATGCCGGGCAGCTGGACGGTGTTGCTGGTGAAAGCCGTCCTGACTGGCGCCGTCTCTCTCTGCTCACTCCTCCTGTTTGTCACTCTGGTTCACAGCaactgaagaagcagcaggCCGTAAAAAACAACCTTCCACAGTCTCGGCTCAAACTGGAGGAAAGGTTTTCATAAGTCAGAGTCAGAGCTGTGAAGCTTCAAAGGCGATCGGTGTTGGCTACTTGGAGTTGACCGACTTGATCCACCAACTGGTTCAGCTTCCAGTTCTTCCAGTTTGTTTCATTGGTTATGAGTCCATGAGGAAAAAGAGCGTTCTCTGGGTAACATTTCTACCCAACCCTTCAGTGAATCAGTTGAAGCTAAGGGTCGAAGGTCAACATCAGGAAACTTCTTCAGTGTGACtggcttgtgtttgtttttaagatgtgaattttgtatttatgtaactACAAATGAATTTACActaaaaaagcatttcttttaaacctgTTCTCCAGTTTGTGCTTTGATCAGCTATGaagttctattaaaaatgtgGGCGTTCCTTTAATATATAACGTTTCCAAAAATGAttatggttaaaataaaaagactccagaaataacagattgaaagaagaacattttattcaactcaAGAGTTACAGCACTGATGAATTTTGTGTTATGGagcattaataatgaaaacaataacaaatagaaaacaaatctgccTTCTAACTATTTATTCTGACGTTTTGTTTTGGCTCTTGAATAATCAGAATCTCGTCTCCAGCCAGGCACCAGAAACCTCGCTGTCCACTTCTCGAGTCATTGATGTTTTGATTGACAGGAGAGTCCAGCtaaggaaacagaagaacaaatttGAGAAACGCAGAGTCGAACGCACGTCATTAAATGCTGAAACTTTTCTGAGATGTCtcagcagcttcagtttctgcTCACCTACCTGTTACATCCAGAGTAATGGTGCCAGGTGAGGTCCATCTCCCCAGCGGTCGGTCTGCCTCAAACCTGTCACAACGGGGGGGAATTTAATGAGAATTGTTTACTGCACTGTATGTATAAAAGTGTTTTAGCGTTGCtcactgtaaataaactttttgcacgttaaaatttgtttatttttttgcttatatgATCTAACAGGAAGGAAAACCAAGGTTTCAATTCttgaataattaagaaaataatttcaactatagaatggctgaaaagttaaggttgtgaaaaatgtatttagtaccAGCAGATGGTGTGTAAACCTGGGGCCACTGGATCGTCTGCCTTTTTTGGCAGGCAGAGTATTTTCGTTTTAGTCCTCAGtcctctctgtcttctctcgCCTGATTGGTCCAGTGATGCTGGCGAATCATCACATGATCAGACACACATTCCTTAATCTCTGTCTAAATCACGGATTATTGGAAGAGACTTTCTGATCAAAGTCATCATCATGTCCTCACCTTTCCCACAAGCTGttacaaccagtagatcagcaggtggagcaggtcttcttctgctttaattgttggtcaactccAGTCATCACATGAGTTCACAGAGAAATGAGATAAAGAGAGAAGATAAAGTTAAGGAGGAAAATATGCACGGACAGCAGACAGCGACAGTTTCTAACTTTCAGCTCAGCTCTCCGCAGCTATATTTGAAATGATTAGTCATGTTGCGTAGatataaatgttacttttttttcttatcttcctccacctgactggtggtgttgaaggtggaggattCCAGGCGGCGCTGGTCTTCTGatttaattgttggtcaactcatgtcatgtgacatgagttgatgtagaaatgaaatccagagaaaagacaacaggGTTAACAAATAGAATATAGGTGGACAGAAGgaagaacaattttgaaatctgagctcaatttcatccatatttaaaatgaaaataagttttcttaccttttttgtcaactgggttctcttatcttcctccacctgactggtggtgctgaaggtggaggattacaggcGGAGGAGATCCAACCTGGGATGATCAGAGAATCAGAAATCTGAGAAGTCTGAACTTGGGTcgggtatttttttaatgtctattcttttgtgatttttctgtgttgtaacacatgaacatgctaTTGGTCATATAAACTATTTGTTTCATGAGATTAATAGTTTATCTACATAAAACTTTACTCCACATGCTCTCCATTTCCTTTCCTCTGATCCTGTTCTCTAGTGTCTCTGAATAAAAGCTCTTAATTAAATCCTTCAATCATAAACTATGTTCTCCTTTGTCTTCTAATTTCTTATTGTCCTGATGCTTTAATTTGGTTTCTGATACAACGTATTGTCAGGCAAGCATTCCTTacttaatgtaaattttaactCTATGTGGTTGAGCACTTTGTAAATTACTAATaacttctatttctatttttatttagtaaagctGATGGTCCCCACCACCAGCAGGAGGCAAGCAGTATCAtgtgaatgtggaaaaacttacaagcagtgtgaaaaacaagggGTCCAGAAGGACAGGAACCACATGGACGACGACGAAAGGATCCAGCgatgagcagctaaaacctgaaagattaaaacCTTGGAGAGTGGATTAGTGGAggaacagaatagaataattTACTATATCGGAGAGCACCGCGTGGGGAAGAACCGCTATTTCACCCTGAAACATGGGGAAGA
This genomic interval carries:
- the LOC111611666 gene encoding SUN domain-containing protein 3-like, whose product is MDPLVSSPPTINTVSVPGCEDKGRQIQEVKDVLIVLQNKMDYLLPSADLLPNFALKSQGAKVLQWRPLAAHPGQLQRCGWFGFALEEPFIHPDIVIQGRTRLNPGECWAFEGSQGHLAIALSHRVLISHVTLGHLPKMLSPTGNSWSAPKEFSVYGMREPEQEWTHLGTFIYEEDGDSLQTFELPSHEKMAFSSIKLQINSNWGHTKYTCLYNVRVHGEIAY